The following coding sequences are from one Planctomycetaceae bacterium window:
- a CDS encoding ABC transporter ATP-binding protein: MEYVINVSGLNKYYGDKHVVKDVAITIGKGRIMGFLGPNGAGKTTTLRMLCGLLTPDSGQGQVLGLNFRTESYKIKLRTGYMTQRFSLYEDMTIAENLHFMARIYSLDRRVERVDAMLEQLGLSDRRNQLAGALSGGWKQRLALAATTIHEPDLLLLDEPTAGVDPKARREFWDEIHMLAAKGLTVMVSTHYMDEAERCHDIGYILSGKLIARGTAQEIIEQSGLITFRGTGEGISDIMHELTVNKAVLTASAFGTAVHISGLGLDELKTVIGQYNKFNWLQISPSLEDVFIYLMSKRHEQ, from the coding sequence ATGGAATATGTAATAAATGTTAGCGGGTTAAATAAATATTATGGCGATAAACACGTTGTTAAGGATGTAGCCATAACAATTGGTAAAGGCCGTATAATGGGTTTCCTTGGCCCAAACGGCGCGGGCAAAACAACAACGCTGCGAATGCTCTGCGGACTTCTCACTCCAGACAGCGGACAGGGGCAGGTGCTTGGTTTGAATTTCAGAACCGAAAGTTACAAAATAAAACTTCGCACAGGATATATGACACAGCGTTTTTCGCTTTATGAGGATATGACAATCGCGGAGAATCTTCATTTTATGGCGAGGATTTATAGTTTGGATCGCCGCGTGGAACGTGTTGACGCAATGCTTGAGCAGCTTGGTCTTTCGGACAGACGGAATCAGTTGGCCGGTGCATTATCAGGCGGCTGGAAGCAGCGTCTGGCATTGGCTGCGACGACTATTCATGAGCCGGATTTGTTACTGCTCGATGAGCCGACAGCGGGCGTTGACCCCAAAGCTCGACGCGAATTTTGGGATGAGATTCACATGCTGGCCGCAAAAGGCCTTACAGTTATGGTTTCGACGCATTATATGGATGAGGCCGAAAGATGCCATGACATTGGCTATATTTTATCCGGCAAACTTATCGCCAGAGGAACCGCGCAGGAAATTATCGAGCAATCAGGCCTTATCACGTTCAGAGGCACCGGCGAAGGCATCAGCGATATTATGCATGAGCTTACCGTGAATAAAGCGGTGCTGACCGCGTCAGCGTTTGGAACAGCCGTTCACATCAGCGGGCTTGGCCTTGATGAACTCAAAACAGTGATAGGGCAGTATAATAAATTCAACTGGCTGCAGATAAGTCCGTCGCTTGAAGATGTTTTCATTTATCTTATGAGTAAAAGGCACGAACAATGA
- a CDS encoding endonuclease III domain-containing protein yields the protein MTRDKIHQIYELLFERFGPQHWWPGETKDEIIVGAILTQNTNWQNVEKAINNLKNASVMSLEKLHDLPQDEIAELIRPAGYYNIKAKRLKNFLNWFFENHNGSLEEIESMRTDSLREELLSVNGIGRETAYSILLYALEKCVFVVDAYTYRITTRHQLIEPEADYEQLRSLFEDNLENDVKLFNEYHALLVRIGKEFCRPKPKCSGCPLECLPHEIINHE from the coding sequence ATGACACGAGACAAGATACATCAGATTTATGAATTGCTTTTTGAGCGGTTTGGGCCGCAGCATTGGTGGCCGGGTGAAACCAAAGACGAAATTATCGTTGGCGCTATCCTTACCCAAAATACCAACTGGCAGAACGTAGAAAAAGCTATTAACAACCTAAAAAATGCTTCCGTGATGAGTCTTGAGAAACTTCACGATTTACCGCAGGACGAAATCGCCGAACTCATCCGCCCTGCCGGCTATTATAATATCAAGGCTAAACGGCTGAAAAATTTTCTCAACTGGTTTTTTGAAAATCATAACGGTTCACTTGAGGAAATCGAATCTATGCGCACCGACAGTCTGCGTGAGGAACTTTTGTCGGTCAACGGTATCGGCAGAGAAACCGCTTATTCAATTTTACTCTACGCTTTGGAAAAATGTGTTTTCGTCGTCGATGCTTATACTTACAGAATCACAACACGGCATCAACTTATCGAGCCGGAAGCAGACTATGAACAGCTACGAAGTCTGTTTGAGGATAATCTTGAAAACGATGTAAAACTTTTCAATGAATATCACGCGCTGCTGGTTCGTATCGGAAAAGAATTTTGCAGACCAAAACCAAAGTGCAGCGGCTGCCCGTTGGAGTGCTTACCACACGAAATTATTAATCACGAATAA
- a CDS encoding HlyD family efflux transporter periplasmic adaptor subunit: MKFKSLADSIKLYRKPIMLVGVIVILLMLFSYQYYLSRQNIPFTGYVISDNIYMSSSVSGTVFSVEVKRGQRVEIGTPLFQMDLTSLTAQAEKIEAQIKEAESQKAVKQAELVSAEAEKKFAISDMNRFVSIKDAVSQQDIDAALERATKAGANIVSVQNQISAAASNIESCKAELRDIEHKIKELAPSSPVSGRIEELMYKPGEWAPANAAIISIVPDKEVKVRFYIPQNQLSKYSVGTKVAIACDGGPKDMTATVDFISTRPEYTPPVIYSLRTRDKLVFMAEAAPTQPQQLIPGQPMDVQLADR, translated from the coding sequence ATGAAATTTAAAAGTTTGGCAGATAGTATAAAGTTATACCGAAAGCCCATAATGCTTGTCGGTGTGATTGTCATTTTGCTGATGCTGTTTTCTTATCAGTATTATTTGTCTCGTCAGAATATTCCGTTCACCGGTTATGTAATCAGTGATAACATTTATATGTCTTCATCAGTTTCCGGCACAGTTTTTTCCGTTGAGGTCAAGCGCGGTCAGCGTGTTGAGATTGGCACGCCGTTGTTTCAGATGGATTTGACATCGCTCACAGCGCAGGCGGAAAAAATCGAGGCACAAATCAAAGAAGCCGAATCGCAAAAAGCCGTTAAGCAGGCGGAATTAGTTTCCGCCGAGGCCGAGAAAAAATTTGCGATATCTGATATGAATCGTTTTGTTTCGATTAAGGATGCCGTATCACAGCAGGACATAGATGCCGCACTTGAACGCGCGACCAAAGCCGGCGCCAATATAGTATCAGTTCAAAATCAAATATCCGCAGCGGCCTCGAATATTGAAAGCTGCAAAGCGGAGCTTCGGGACATAGAGCATAAAATCAAAGAGTTGGCTCCGAGTTCGCCCGTATCGGGAAGAATAGAAGAACTGATGTATAAGCCCGGCGAATGGGCGCCCGCAAACGCGGCGATTATTAGTATTGTGCCGGACAAGGAAGTAAAAGTCAGATTTTACATTCCGCAAAATCAGTTAAGTAAGTACAGCGTTGGCACAAAAGTTGCAATTGCCTGCGATGGCGGCCCGAAGGATATGACCGCGACGGTAGATTTCATATCGACTCGTCCCGAATATACGCCTCCGGTTATTTACAGTCTTCGAACAAGGGACAAGCTGGTATTTATGGCCGAAGCCGCGCCGACCCAGCCGCAGCAATTAATCCCCGGCCAGCCTATGGATGTGCAGCTTGCAGATAGGTGA